The nucleotide window ttttataaattgatattttaaaattctcCTTCgatcatatttgtttttgttaaatttatttttagtatcaACCAATTTCATAATCATCTTTATCTACTTTGAATTTTAGGTAGttacttgcaagaatacaagcctattgtagtatagatgctcatgcaaggtcgttCTCCTTAAGGACTAGTGGTCCTATCATGTCTGGGacctccaacaactccatcaaacattatgtccACTCCATCTATGATCACCAGGTCTTCAGCACCGAGCAGGGACGCTTTCCGAAGATGCAAAAATCTGGTTGGGCCCCCATTAACTTATGCGAAGAAGAGGAACGCAGTGTTATTCTCCCCTATTATGACCCACTCATTATCCACGCAGATAATTCTAACTTCGACATTGGGCGTATCTTGGTGGACACTGGCAGCTCAGTCAGTATGATGTTTGCTAATGCTTTCAACGAGCTCCAGGTCCCTACTCATTTGTTCGACCGAAGCATCACACCTTTTGTGAGCTTCTCTAGTGATGTTGTCCAGCTCATTGGAAGCATCCATCTCCCTATCTCTATTGGTTCAGCACAACAGCGGGCGACGGTCACCACTCTCTTCCTCATTGTTGACTGTCCCACAACCTACAACGTCATCCTTAGGCGTCTAGCCTTGGCCCAAATGAAGATTTTCATTTCCACGCAAATGCTACTGCTGAAATTCCCTACCCCTTATGGCACAGGCATGGTGCGTGGCGACCAACTTGGTGCCCAAAGTTGCTATGCTTCAGCAGTCAAGTCCACCAAACACCAGCATAAGAGTGAGACCCTCGCTGTAACCAAGGCTCCAGCCCTTCCCCAAGCAGGCTCTGAACCACCTGAAGACCCTAGGGAGGAATCGGTTATATAGCAGGTCGAGCCCGTAGAAGATCTTGAGCTTGTCTGCCTCCATGACGACATTCTGGATCAACACCGCCCTCTCCCAAGAGCTTCGCTCTAACCTATGGCCTTCCTTCGCCTTAACTCTAAAGTCTTCGCATGTTCTTACAATTATATGGCCGGCATATCCCCTGATATCAGCTAAGCATTAATCCTGTCCCCTGACCCGTTCGGCAGAAGTGTCACGCCTATGACCCAGAGAGGTACGAGGCCATGAAAAGGGAGGTGGATAAGCTAAGCAGCATTGGATTCATCAAGG belongs to Prunus persica cultivar Lovell chromosome G4, Prunus_persica_NCBIv2, whole genome shotgun sequence and includes:
- the LOC109948520 gene encoding uncharacterized protein LOC109948520, whose product is MSGTSNNSIKHYVHSIYDHQVFSTEQGRFPKMQKSGWAPINLCEEEERSVILPYYDPLIIHADNSNFDIGRILVDTGSSVSMMFANAFNELQVPTHLFDRSITPFVSFSSDVVQLIGSIHLPISIGSAQQRATVTTLFLIVDCPTTYNVILRRLALAQMKIFISTQMLLLKFPTPYGTGMVRGDQLGAQSCYASAVKSTKHQHKSETLAVTKAPALPQAGSEPPEDPREESKCHAYDPERYEAMKREVDKLSSIGFIKEVDYPTWLANLVMVRKPKKGWRMCIDCTNLNRACPKDSIPLPRIDQLVDATAGHALLSFMDVTLSITRSSCILMTKPTSPSLLIVVYTATRRCPSGSSTPGLLLNVL